One window from the genome of Bacteroidota bacterium encodes:
- a CDS encoding MoxR family ATPase — MQQDIQALNARIREESAFADAISKELDHAIVGQKMMVERLLIALLSNGHILLEGVPGLAKTLAVKSLASTIDAAFSRIQFTPDLLPADLIGTMIYSPKQEQFTVRKGPVFANFVLADEINRAPAKVQSALLEAMQERQVTIGDETFKLPEPFLVLATMNPVEQEGTYPLPEAQVDRFMLKVVISYPSREEEQRIIRQQLSTTPVKPKQILTTADILRARQTVNSVYLDEKIERYIVDIVFATRFPDQYRLPGLTPLISFGGSPRASINLALASKAYAFLQHRGFVIPEDVRAVCHDVLRHRIGLTYEAEAENVTTEAIINQILNVVQVP, encoded by the coding sequence ATGCAACAAGACATACAGGCGCTTAACGCGCGCATCCGCGAAGAAAGCGCTTTTGCCGATGCCATCAGCAAAGAACTCGACCACGCCATTGTGGGCCAGAAGATGATGGTGGAGCGACTGCTCATTGCCCTGCTTTCAAACGGCCACATCCTGCTCGAAGGCGTGCCCGGGCTGGCCAAAACACTGGCGGTAAAGTCGCTGGCTTCCACTATTGATGCCGCGTTCAGCCGTATCCAGTTTACGCCCGATCTTTTGCCGGCCGACCTTATCGGCACCATGATTTACAGCCCCAAGCAGGAGCAGTTTACGGTGCGCAAAGGCCCCGTGTTTGCCAACTTTGTGCTGGCCGACGAGATTAACCGTGCCCCGGCAAAAGTGCAAAGCGCCCTGCTCGAAGCCATGCAGGAACGCCAGGTAACCATTGGCGATGAAACCTTTAAGCTGCCCGAGCCTTTTCTGGTGCTGGCCACCATGAACCCGGTTGAGCAGGAAGGCACCTACCCGCTGCCCGAAGCGCAGGTGGACCGTTTTATGCTGAAGGTGGTGATTTCTTACCCCAGCCGCGAAGAAGAGCAACGCATCATTCGCCAGCAACTCAGCACCACGCCGGTAAAACCCAAACAGATTCTCACCACAGCCGATATTCTCCGCGCACGCCAAACGGTAAACAGCGTATATCTCGACGAGAAGATTGAGCGTTACATTGTGGACATTGTATTTGCTACACGCTTTCCTGATCAGTACCGTTTGCCGGGGCTGACGCCGCTTATTTCGTTTGGCGGCTCACCGCGTGCGAGTATCAACCTGGCGCTGGCTTCCAAAGCCTATGCGTTTTTGCAGCACCGCGGCTTTGTAATTCCCGAAGATGTGCGCGCCGTGTGCCACGATGTGCTTCGACACCGCATTGGTCTTACCTACGAGGCCGAAGCCGAAAACGTGACCACCGAAGCCATCATCAACCAAATCCTCAACGTGGTGCAGGTGCCCTGA
- a CDS encoding DUF58 domain-containing protein — METSELLKKVRRIELKTRSMSSQVFSGEYHSAFKGRGMTFSEVREYQPGDEVRTIDWNVTARLNHPYVKVFQEERELTAMILVDMSASGAFGSHAQLKRELLTEVCAVLSFSAIQNNDKAGVCFFSDSVERFIAPRKGRGHILRIIRELVELQPLGKGTNLESALDYCTNALKQRCIMFVLSDFMAPDAERMLRMANRRHDVVCINIFDRREQELPDAGIIQIEDPETGQLQWVDTSDARVRQEYARQARMHRLRIDNMFKRCGVDATHIATGDDYVKILSALFHSREKRAIKR; from the coding sequence ATGGAAACCAGCGAACTGCTGAAAAAAGTACGCCGCATTGAACTGAAAACCCGCAGCATGAGCTCGCAGGTGTTTTCGGGCGAATACCACAGTGCCTTTAAAGGACGCGGCATGACATTCAGCGAAGTGCGCGAATATCAACCGGGCGATGAAGTGCGCACCATTGACTGGAACGTAACCGCACGCCTGAATCATCCTTATGTAAAAGTTTTTCAGGAAGAGCGCGAGCTTACGGCTATGATTCTGGTGGACATGAGTGCGTCGGGCGCTTTTGGTTCGCACGCACAGCTTAAACGCGAACTGCTTACCGAAGTATGCGCCGTGCTTTCGTTCTCGGCCATACAAAACAACGACAAAGCCGGTGTTTGCTTTTTCAGCGATTCGGTGGAACGCTTTATTGCCCCGCGCAAAGGGCGCGGACATATACTGCGCATTATCCGCGAACTGGTAGAACTGCAGCCGCTGGGCAAAGGCACAAACCTGGAATCGGCGCTCGACTATTGCACCAATGCACTGAAGCAGCGTTGTATTATGTTTGTGCTGTCTGACTTTATGGCGCCTGATGCCGAGCGTATGCTGCGCATGGCAAACCGCCGTCATGATGTAGTGTGCATCAACATCTTCGACCGACGCGAGCAGGAACTGCCCGATGCCGGTATTATTCAGATTGAAGATCCCGAAACGGGGCAGCTGCAATGGGTGGATACTTCCGATGCACGCGTGAGGCAGGAATATGCCCGGCAGGCGCGCATGCACAGGCTGCGGATAGACAACATGTTTAAACGCTGCGGCGTGGATGCTACACACATTGCCACAGGCGATGATTACGTAAAAATTTTATCGGCCTTGTTTCATAGCCGCGAAAAACGGGCAATTAAACGATGA
- a CDS encoding VWA domain-containing protein encodes MISWFRELVFAYPVVFWGLLLLPVLLVIVLLRRKTESSVVLSSAQFIVNPKTPARITWRPALLVLRMLALVLLFIIVARPQSRNGWKRNPKEGIDIMLSIDVSPSMNAQDIPPTRLDAAKREAIHFVQEHPDDRIGVVVFSGETYTLSPLTSDHGALTELIDGIGSNDLEAGTAIGMGLAKAAERLEKSEAKSKIVILLSDGENNAGDIAPMDAARLAKTLGIKVYTIGVGSDHEALQPVGINPDGSYVQTYRKTDIDENEMLAIAEMTGGRYFRALDAERLEKVYSEISRLEKSEFDDSSQTEQRSEEFYPFLIALLFILLAEALLRYTVFDTTN; translated from the coding sequence ATGATAAGCTGGTTCAGAGAACTCGTGTTTGCCTACCCGGTGGTGTTCTGGGGGCTGCTGTTGCTGCCGGTATTGCTGGTTATTGTACTCCTCCGCCGAAAAACAGAATCAAGCGTGGTTCTTTCCTCGGCGCAGTTTATTGTGAATCCCAAAACACCCGCCCGCATTACCTGGAGGCCGGCACTCCTTGTACTGCGTATGCTGGCGCTGGTACTGCTGTTTATTATTGTGGCCAGGCCACAGTCGCGCAATGGCTGGAAACGAAATCCGAAGGAAGGCATCGACATCATGCTTTCGATTGACGTATCGCCGAGTATGAATGCGCAGGATATTCCGCCCACGCGCCTGGATGCCGCCAAACGCGAAGCCATTCACTTTGTGCAGGAGCACCCCGACGACCGCATTGGCGTGGTAGTGTTCAGCGGCGAAACTTATACGCTTAGTCCGCTCACCTCAGACCATGGTGCACTCACCGAACTCATAGACGGTATTGGCTCAAATGATCTGGAAGCGGGCACGGCCATTGGCATGGGACTGGCAAAAGCGGCCGAGCGTTTGGAAAAAAGTGAAGCCAAAAGCAAAATCGTTATTCTCCTGAGCGACGGTGAAAACAACGCCGGCGATATTGCGCCTATGGATGCGGCAAGGCTGGCAAAAACGCTGGGCATTAAAGTATATACTATTGGTGTAGGCTCAGACCATGAAGCCCTGCAGCCTGTGGGTATAAATCCCGACGGCAGCTATGTACAGACTTATCGCAAAACCGATATTGACGAGAATGAAATGCTGGCCATTGCCGAAATGACCGGCGGCCGCTATTTCCGCGCACTGGATGCCGAACGGCTTGAAAAAGTGTACAGTGAAATCAGTCGCCTCGAAAAGTCGGAGTTCGACGACAGTTCGCAAACCGAGCAGCGCAGCGAAGAGTTTTATCCGTTTCTGATTGCTCTTCTTTTTATTCTGCTCGCCGAAGCCCTTTTACGTTACACCGTTTTTGACACCACCAACTAA
- a CDS encoding VWA domain-containing protein, which translates to MSFEYPWMLLLMLAVVPVWLLFMYSVRKRQERLNRFADNVLMRRLLKGDSPALRNWRFVLLSGALLIVLFCASGPRIRGGKETVVLNGVDILFVIDISNSMRATDLQPNRLERTKLEVARLLQQSENDRFGMVVFAGRAIPQLPLTNDKGSALSVIEALSTNDIMRQGTNIEEAVQMAERSFGDDGKARGMVIISDGESHEGDPVAAVRELAAKKNVVVSCIGVGSATGSTIPEIDIHGKEVGDKVDESGQKVITRLNEELLRNIASAGGGTYVKASSADFGLGQIYGNLQKLNKTTSYIERFTNYRTLVPWLLIGALALLIAEIMLPEGKRKQTT; encoded by the coding sequence ATGAGTTTTGAATATCCCTGGATGTTGCTGCTGATGCTTGCCGTTGTTCCGGTGTGGCTGCTCTTTATGTATTCAGTGCGTAAACGGCAGGAGCGTTTAAACCGTTTTGCCGACAATGTGCTGATGCGTCGTTTGCTCAAAGGCGATTCGCCGGCGCTGCGCAACTGGCGGTTTGTATTGCTTTCCGGGGCACTGCTTATTGTTTTGTTCTGCGCATCGGGGCCACGCATACGCGGTGGAAAGGAAACGGTAGTACTGAATGGTGTGGATATTCTGTTTGTTATTGATATTTCAAACAGCATGCGCGCCACCGATCTTCAGCCCAACCGCCTTGAACGAACCAAACTGGAAGTAGCCCGGCTGCTTCAGCAATCAGAAAACGACCGCTTCGGGATGGTAGTATTTGCCGGAAGAGCCATACCGCAACTTCCGCTCACCAACGACAAAGGCTCGGCTTTATCGGTAATTGAAGCACTTTCTACCAACGACATCATGCGTCAGGGCACCAATATTGAAGAAGCCGTACAAATGGCCGAACGTTCATTTGGCGATGACGGAAAAGCACGTGGCATGGTCATCATCAGCGACGGCGAATCACATGAAGGCGATCCGGTGGCTGCGGTGCGCGAACTGGCTGCAAAAAAGAATGTCGTGGTATCTTGCATTGGCGTAGGATCGGCTACCGGTTCTACCATTCCTGAAATTGATATTCATGGAAAGGAAGTGGGAGATAAAGTGGATGAGTCCGGACAAAAAGTGATTACCCGGCTGAATGAAGAGTTGCTGCGTAACATTGCCTCGGCAGGTGGTGGCACATACGTGAAAGCGAGCAGTGCTGATTTTGGACTGGGGCAGATATATGGTAATTTGCAGAAACTGAATAAAACAACGTCCTACATTGAACGTTTCACAAATTACCGCACGCTTGTTCCCTGGCTGCTCATTGGCGCGCTGGCGCTGCTGATTGCCGAAATAATGCTGCCCGAAGGCAAACGAAAACAAACTACATGA
- a CDS encoding tetratricopeptide repeat protein, whose product MKTLFFFLFVLLLDTVAAQNADSVLRDPWRHTRAGNDAYKQGNFDDAGKRYERAINLDTITVKQAARYNLGNARYRQKNFAGAVEAYTNAMEGNNADTLSRIYHNIGNSMVKQEQLEEAANAYREALRKNPNDEDTRYNLAWVLEKLKAQQKKNQQPPPNKQNQQQEQEQNQDQNQNNQQQPQQQMMTQDEVQKMLRVMRDQEQQTRKKMQRSRQQSGRSRRYSKDW is encoded by the coding sequence ATGAAAACGCTTTTCTTTTTTCTGTTTGTGCTATTGCTCGATACTGTGGCTGCGCAGAATGCCGATTCGGTATTGCGCGATCCGTGGCGGCATACACGTGCGGGCAATGACGCCTACAAACAGGGAAATTTTGACGATGCCGGTAAACGTTATGAACGAGCTATCAACCTCGACACCATTACGGTTAAACAGGCTGCGCGATATAATCTGGGCAATGCGCGTTACCGGCAGAAAAACTTTGCCGGTGCAGTAGAAGCCTATACCAATGCGATGGAAGGAAACAATGCCGATACGCTTTCGCGCATTTATCACAACATTGGAAACAGCATGGTAAAGCAGGAACAGCTTGAAGAAGCCGCCAATGCCTACCGCGAAGCACTGCGCAAAAATCCGAACGACGAAGACACACGTTACAACCTGGCCTGGGTGCTCGAAAAACTCAAAGCGCAGCAAAAGAAAAATCAGCAGCCTCCGCCCAACAAACAGAATCAGCAGCAGGAACAGGAGCAAAATCAGGATCAGAACCAGAATAATCAGCAGCAGCCCCAGCAGCAGATGATGACGCAGGATGAGGTACAGAAAATGCTGCGCGTAATGCGCGATCAGGAACAGCAAACCCGCAAAAAAATGCAGCGCAGCCGGCAGCAATCGGGCAGATCACGCCGTTACAGTAAAGACTGGTGA
- a CDS encoding protein BatD: MKKAWYIKLFLFAVVFVLPPRLIAQKNKAVLSRKTISMSETTELTITAEGDQIISAFSGPTSPGVMVISNFTQQNNVNGHVQVVQHFVLQPLQPGTWTLGPFVAQGRRGPVRIPAVTLVVKGQPVSAGFSGKEIFLQSDIAGRTFYEGEEIAVNVRLYVQENCAWRQGMMPLSSPSYVGFWHERGPEGIRFDDTMIVKNGKRYFGSTLLREFLFASRTGTLTIPAFEYECMLISAVSNGYQTETPVKLLSDPHNLQIKQFPAGAPPGFSHLAGAFNLRASLDKPRVKAFDVVTLRITISGQGNLRTLQLPPPVLPDSIDLLPGRSDDSTTVTAFGVLGYKVFTWTLIPKHPGKYLLDSVNFVYFSADRNTYITLTTPPFELHVDPADPSTLADAGSAQNTDTGSPSNENGLTWLYLGLIVVPVGALTWLWWWRMRKRIRTETPRPSPAPDVPVASATPVMQLTLAQLTRELRQQAPAEFIRTLYTCWHNELCHLAGISSPSASIHTIRYALSLKNYPDTLVEEALRPLEALALLRFSEPDEQTSRYWLEECQRLHNLLKG; encoded by the coding sequence GTGAAAAAGGCTTGGTACATAAAGCTCTTTCTGTTTGCGGTGGTGTTTGTGCTGCCTCCCCGGCTTATTGCACAAAAAAACAAAGCCGTGCTTTCGCGCAAAACAATCAGCATGAGCGAAACCACCGAGCTTACCATTACTGCCGAAGGCGATCAGATCATTTCCGCTTTTTCAGGACCAACCTCGCCCGGTGTAATGGTGATCAGCAATTTTACACAGCAGAATAATGTAAATGGCCATGTGCAGGTGGTGCAGCATTTTGTATTGCAGCCGCTGCAGCCCGGCACATGGACACTGGGGCCTTTTGTGGCTCAGGGCCGGCGCGGGCCGGTGCGTATTCCGGCTGTCACTCTTGTGGTTAAAGGACAGCCGGTTTCGGCAGGATTCAGCGGAAAAGAAATCTTTCTGCAAAGCGATATTGCCGGCCGAACATTTTACGAAGGCGAAGAAATTGCCGTGAATGTCAGACTGTATGTACAGGAAAACTGTGCATGGAGACAGGGTATGATGCCGCTTTCATCGCCTTCGTATGTCGGTTTCTGGCACGAACGAGGTCCCGAAGGCATCCGCTTTGATGATACGATGATTGTAAAAAACGGGAAACGCTACTTCGGCAGCACACTGCTGCGCGAATTCCTGTTCGCCTCACGTACCGGCACGCTCACGATCCCGGCTTTTGAATATGAATGCATGCTTATTTCGGCAGTGTCAAACGGCTACCAAACTGAAACGCCTGTAAAACTGCTCAGCGATCCGCACAACCTTCAGATAAAACAGTTTCCTGCCGGCGCACCGCCCGGTTTCAGCCATCTCGCCGGTGCTTTCAACCTGCGTGCCTCACTCGATAAACCACGCGTGAAAGCATTTGACGTGGTTACACTTCGCATAACCATTTCGGGACAGGGCAACCTGCGTACGCTGCAACTGCCTCCGCCCGTTTTGCCCGACAGTATTGACCTGCTCCCCGGCCGCAGCGACGACAGTACGACAGTAACTGCGTTCGGGGTGCTTGGCTACAAGGTTTTTACCTGGACCCTCATCCCCAAACATCCCGGCAAATACCTGCTCGATTCGGTGAACTTCGTGTATTTCAGTGCTGACCGTAACACGTACATCACCCTCACCACACCACCTTTCGAACTGCATGTTGATCCGGCCGATCCTTCCACACTGGCTGATGCCGGCTCCGCCCAAAACACAGATACCGGCAGCCCTTCGAACGAAAACGGTCTTACCTGGTTGTATCTGGGGCTCATCGTTGTGCCGGTTGGCGCCCTGACATGGCTCTGGTGGTGGAGAATGCGCAAAAGAATCCGCACGGAAACACCACGCCCCTCACCCGCTCCTGATGTACCCGTGGCATCCGCAACACCGGTGATGCAGCTTACACTTGCACAACTTACCCGCGAACTACGCCAGCAGGCTCCTGCCGAGTTCATCCGAACACTCTATACCTGCTGGCACAACGAGTTATGTCACCTCGCCGGAATTTCATCACCCAGTGCCTCCATACATACAATCCGGTATGCGCTGAGCCTCAAAAATTACCCCGACACGTTAGTGGAAGAGGCACTTCGTCCGCTCGAAGCACTTGCACTATTGCGATTTTCGGAGCCCGACGAGCAAACTTCCCGGTACTGGCTGGAAGAATGCCAGCGCCTGCACAACCTGCTTAAAGGCTGA